The following are from one region of the Hydrogenophaga sp. BPS33 genome:
- a CDS encoding LytR/AlgR family response regulator transcription factor — protein sequence MTLKVLIVDDEALARSRMRTLLGECTDPRVDVVGEGSNAVQAMDQIQRTGCDLVMLDIHMPGVDGMALASTLRGMPAPPAIVFVTAYAEHAVHAFELEAVDYLTKPVRRERLQQALQKVVRMRSAADTVQDNGLPESLIIQERGRSERVALSDVIYLKAELKYITVRTADKEHIFDGALSDLEQRYSHLFVRVHRNALVSRRAVRAVEKYNDPVDGEGWTVRLDGVDERLAVSRRQLAAVREALMS from the coding sequence ATGACACTGAAGGTATTGATCGTTGACGACGAAGCGCTGGCGCGCTCCCGCATGCGCACGCTGCTGGGCGAATGCACGGATCCCAGGGTCGACGTGGTGGGCGAGGGCTCCAATGCGGTTCAGGCCATGGACCAGATCCAGCGCACCGGTTGCGATCTGGTCATGCTCGACATCCACATGCCCGGCGTGGACGGCATGGCCCTGGCTTCCACGCTTCGGGGCATGCCTGCGCCGCCGGCCATTGTGTTCGTGACCGCGTACGCCGAACACGCGGTGCACGCCTTCGAACTCGAAGCGGTGGACTACCTCACCAAGCCGGTGCGGCGTGAGCGGCTGCAACAGGCTTTGCAAAAGGTGGTGCGCATGCGCAGCGCCGCCGATACAGTGCAGGACAACGGTTTGCCCGAGAGCCTGATCATCCAGGAGCGGGGTCGCAGCGAACGGGTGGCGTTGTCGGACGTGATCTACCTCAAGGCCGAACTGAAGTACATCACCGTGCGCACGGCGGACAAGGAGCACATCTTCGATGGCGCGCTGAGCGATCTGGAGCAGCGCTATTCGCACCTGTTCGTGCGTGTGCACCGCAACGCGCTGGTCTCGCGCAGGGCGGTTCGAGCGGTGGAGAAGTACAACGACCCGGTCGATGGCGAGGGCTGGACGGTGCGCCTGGATGGCGTGGACGAACGCCTTGCGGTTTCTCGGCGCCAATTGGCGGCGGTGCGCGAAGCTTTGATGAGTTGA
- a CDS encoding sensor histidine kinase: MKDSRILSTFQDLAHAAGARPIAEMPEHVRARIQVFDTCQVGTVLRAVLFVEAIVAVAALFVAPSLLGWITQMAIFTGAALPAVLAWLLTVCGLKRQLGLLPVGGQWAASVGLGALSGLYGCGLLVWMALAEEAPWLASGAAGALVAAVMVAALMWRARARGPAGATARLAELQARIRPHFLFNTLNSAIALVREEPAKAESLLEDLSELFRHALADSKEAVPLRQELALAEHYLAIEQVRFGERLRVEWSVDDTASKAKLPPLILQPLVENAVKHGVEPSATGAVVRISTQRRGSVVVIKVTNTVPAGSGRRGNGLALDNVRQRLTLLHDMQSHFQAALVNGVFQVRLEIPV, from the coding sequence ATGAAAGACTCCAGAATTTTATCGACCTTCCAGGACTTGGCCCATGCGGCCGGTGCGCGCCCGATCGCGGAGATGCCCGAGCACGTGCGTGCTCGCATCCAGGTGTTCGACACCTGCCAGGTCGGCACGGTGCTGCGCGCGGTGCTGTTCGTGGAGGCCATCGTGGCGGTGGCGGCCTTGTTCGTGGCGCCGAGCCTGCTGGGCTGGATCACGCAGATGGCGATCTTCACCGGTGCGGCGCTGCCGGCCGTGCTGGCCTGGCTGCTCACCGTCTGCGGGCTCAAGCGGCAACTCGGGCTGTTGCCCGTGGGCGGGCAGTGGGCTGCGTCCGTGGGGTTGGGGGCGTTGTCGGGTTTGTACGGTTGTGGCTTGCTGGTGTGGATGGCCCTGGCCGAGGAAGCGCCGTGGTTGGCCAGCGGCGCAGCGGGGGCCTTGGTGGCAGCGGTAATGGTGGCCGCGCTCATGTGGCGCGCGCGGGCGCGTGGTCCGGCGGGCGCCACGGCGCGCCTGGCCGAGCTGCAGGCCCGCATCCGCCCGCATTTTCTGTTCAACACGCTCAACAGCGCCATTGCCCTGGTGCGCGAGGAGCCGGCCAAGGCCGAAAGCCTGCTGGAAGACTTGAGCGAGCTGTTTCGCCACGCTCTGGCCGACAGCAAGGAAGCGGTTCCTTTGCGCCAGGAACTGGCGCTGGCCGAGCACTACCTGGCGATCGAGCAGGTGCGTTTCGGTGAACGCCTGCGGGTGGAGTGGAGCGTGGACGACACGGCGTCCAAGGCCAAGTTGCCGCCCCTCATCCTGCAGCCACTGGTGGAGAATGCGGTGAAACACGGCGTGGAACCGAGTGCTACTGGCGCGGTGGTGCGCATCAGCACCCAGCGCCGGGGTAGCGTGGTGGTGATCAAGGTCACCAACACGGTACCGGCGGGCAGCGGGCGGCGCGGCAATGGGCTGGCGCTGGACAACGTGCGGCAGCGGCTGACGCTGTTGCACGACATGCAGAGCCACTTCCAGGCTGCATTGGTGAATGGGGTGTTTCAGGTGAGGCTCGAAATACCGGTATAA
- the argH gene encoding argininosuccinate lyase: protein MSTNQLDKKSEAWSALFSEPMSELVKRYTASVFFDKRLWQADIAGSLAHAEMLAHQSIIATADLEAIQRGMAQITAEIERGEFEWKLDLEDVHLNIEARLTQLVGDAGKRLHTGRSRNDQVATDVRLWLRGEIDLITSLLGELQTALVEVAEKNVDVILPGFTHLQVAQPVSFAHHLLAYVEMFSRDAERLGDVRRRTNRLPLGSAALAGTTYPLDRERVARTLGMVNERGEPQVCMNSLDGVSDRDFAIEFTAAASLCMVHISRFSEELILWMSQNFGFVKIADRFTTGSSIMPQKKNPDVPELARGKTGRVVGHLMGLITLMKGQPLAYNKDNQEDKEPLFDTVDTLKDTLRIFSEMVGGQVNPASGQKEGGITVNALAMEEAAKKGYATATDLADYLVKKGLPFRDAHETVAHAVKAAVSHNCDLSELPLAVLQGFHASIEKDVYECLSLRGSLEARNTLGGTAPAQVRAQIARHRKRLG, encoded by the coding sequence ATGTCTACCAACCAACTCGACAAGAAATCCGAAGCCTGGTCTGCCCTATTCTCAGAGCCGATGAGCGAGTTGGTCAAGCGCTACACCGCCAGCGTCTTTTTCGACAAACGCCTCTGGCAGGCCGACATCGCCGGCAGCCTCGCCCACGCCGAAATGCTCGCGCACCAGTCCATCATCGCCACAGCCGACTTGGAGGCCATCCAGCGCGGCATGGCGCAGATCACGGCCGAGATCGAACGCGGCGAGTTCGAGTGGAAGCTCGACCTGGAAGACGTGCACCTCAACATCGAAGCGCGCCTGACCCAGCTCGTGGGCGATGCGGGCAAACGCCTGCACACCGGGCGCAGCCGCAACGACCAGGTCGCCACCGACGTGCGCCTGTGGCTGCGCGGCGAGATCGACCTCATCACCTCCCTGCTCGGCGAGCTGCAGACCGCGCTGGTGGAGGTGGCCGAGAAGAACGTGGACGTGATCCTGCCCGGCTTCACCCACCTGCAGGTCGCGCAACCGGTGAGCTTCGCGCACCACCTGCTGGCCTATGTGGAGATGTTCTCGCGCGACGCCGAGCGCCTGGGCGATGTGCGCCGCCGCACCAACCGCCTGCCCCTGGGCAGCGCCGCGCTGGCCGGCACCACCTACCCACTGGACCGTGAACGCGTGGCCCGCACCCTGGGCATGGTGAACGAGCGTGGCGAGCCGCAGGTGTGCATGAACAGCCTGGACGGCGTGAGCGACCGCGACTTCGCGATCGAATTCACCGCCGCCGCCTCGTTGTGCATGGTGCACATCAGCCGCTTCAGCGAAGAACTCATTCTGTGGATGAGCCAGAACTTCGGCTTCGTGAAGATCGCCGACCGCTTCACCACCGGCTCGTCGATCATGCCGCAGAAGAAAAACCCGGACGTGCCCGAACTCGCGCGCGGCAAGACCGGCCGCGTGGTGGGCCACCTCATGGGCCTGATCACGCTCATGAAAGGCCAGCCCCTGGCCTACAACAAGGACAACCAGGAAGACAAGGAGCCGCTGTTCGATACGGTCGACACGCTCAAGGACACGCTGCGCATCTTCAGCGAAATGGTGGGCGGGCAGGTGAACCCGGCCTCCGGCCAGAAGGAAGGCGGCATCACGGTGAACGCATTGGCGATGGAAGAAGCGGCCAAGAAGGGCTACGCCACCGCCACCGACCTGGCCGACTACCTGGTGAAGAAGGGCCTGCCGTTTCGCGACGCCCACGAAACCGTCGCGCACGCGGTCAAGGCGGCTGTGTCGCACAACTGCGACCTCTCCGAACTGCCGCTGGCAGTGCTGCAGGGTTTCCACGCGTCGATCGAGAAGGACGTGTACGAATGCCTGAGCCTGCGGGGCAGCCTGGAAGCGCGCAACACCTTGGGCGGCACGGCGCCGGCACAGGTGCGCGCGCAGATTGCGCGGCACCGCAAGCGCCTGGGCTAA
- a CDS encoding DUF4124 domain-containing protein, which translates to MSRPFLAPVLALALMLAMPGWAQPAEVFRWTDEYGQVVYGTWVPERYRANAVPANAPLPRGTSACEAKWHRYLASAACFDQYRVVGGGLKPEAYQYCTEVPRPDPCT; encoded by the coding sequence ATGAGCCGCCCGTTCCTTGCTCCCGTTCTCGCGCTCGCCCTGATGCTGGCCATGCCGGGTTGGGCGCAGCCGGCCGAGGTGTTCCGGTGGACGGACGAATATGGCCAGGTGGTGTATGGCACCTGGGTTCCCGAGCGCTACCGGGCCAACGCTGTGCCCGCCAACGCGCCCCTGCCGCGCGGCACCAGCGCCTGCGAGGCGAAATGGCACCGCTACCTGGCCAGCGCTGCCTGCTTCGACCAGTACCGCGTGGTCGGCGGTGGCCTCAAGCCCGAGGCCTACCAGTATTGCACCGAGGTGCCGCGGCCTGATCCTTGTACCTGA
- a CDS encoding alpha-2-macroglobulin family protein has protein sequence MEEALNKILSRFVAIALLAAALPASALQIVSTSPKGEVSRVRQVVVKFDEAAVTFGDPKAPAPVSLSCSDAQATQGNGRWVNEREWAFEFENDLPPGVRCTVQVRSGFKSPKGAELAVSRFAFNTGGPFVQQVRPGASSRIDEEQYFVLRLNGAATPASVQSNVWCAVEGLGERVPVRLIDGDERAALLKANGWDKAATQEPQRHLTLACNRRLTPDTKMSLVFGKGVATPSGVANSVERRFNFQVREAFTVGFNCERENAQAACLPIRPMSLNFNAPVPRKLAEGIRLKSQRQTHKPAFEDDNADGDSVVSSVSFKPPFGESAAFTVELQKDFQDAAGRNAVNADSFPLAVSTGPMPPLAKFAAAPFGIVERFAEPGGTPLLPVTLRKVEAALKVQGLAPGQVNALQPRSDAEIIAWFRKLRRYDQFNVTREQARADTVGPLPKALEERDERWVESRAVSLLKGKPGVKAMDLPQPASNDPRPFEVVGIPLTPGFHVVEIASPALGGSLLDPRYGAQRTMYVRTSALVTNLGVHFKLGRENALAWVTTLDKGKPAAGALVRVSDCTGKEIATGTTNAQGVVDLKGVPPQAPYCDSEDGASTQAYFVSARLKDGAVDDMAFTWSDWYRGIEPWRFNHPTSREARPDERAHTVFDRTLLRAGETVSMKHLIRTETSQGFGLPQTLPDTLMVTHTGSGQQYTQAVAWRKTATGGQSADSTFAVPASAKLGRYEVMLKSQDDNERQYGTGEFRVEEFRLPVLEGRIAPEEKQALVNVKAVPTQLQVNYVSGGGAANLPVRVSALVRNKFLSFNDFEGFSFQPPRADGSAGDEEGEEEASASQDQRVIADKLPLTLDRNGAGKLTIDQVPTAPQPQELLLEATYADPNGEVQTLRSVSTVWPAQVVAGIKTEGWVSASQKIQFQALALDLAGKPAAGVALDVKALAHITTTSRKRMVGGFYTYDNKTETKDLGSVCSGKSDARGLLLCETRLGEPGEVELIVTAKDASGRSIQAASAVYVTRQGELWFGGENHDRIDLLPEKKTYQPGETAKFQVRMPFRFATALLTVEREGIIESQVVQLNGQDPTVQLKIQESWGPNVYVSVLALRGRLREVPWYSFFTWGYKAPREWWTAFWHEGREYVAPTTLVDLSKPAFRLGVAEIRVGTQAHQLAVSVKADQESYPVRGQAKVTISAKLPNGQPAAHAEVALAAVDQALLELMPNRSWNLLDAMLQQRAWGVETSTAQMEIIGRRHYGRKAVPAGGGGGKSGTRELLDTLLLWNPKVALDAKGQAVVTVPLNDALTTFQIVAVVDMGTGLFGTGQTSVRATQDLQIISGLPPLVREDDQFRAQLTLRNTTQKAMKVEVSPRATLLTLAPQTLDIPAGEAREVAWNVTAPAQLALARAEAILWEIEAKDTLGGARDALKASQRIVPAVPLSVQQATLVQVDGAFQLGASAPAGALAGRGGLKLALQPKLGEGLPGVRDWFANYPFVCLEQKTSKAIGLRDAQLWQGVVTQLPSYLDADGLATYFPPREGDGSRGSDILTAYLLAATHEASAIDPAFGLPDDARAPMERGLIAFVEGRITREFWSPRKDLDVRKLAALEALSRYGKAQGRMAGSITIAPNQWPTSAVIDWINILKRVADVPQREQRLGEAMQVLRARLSHQGTKLVFSTERDDYWWWLMANGDVNTARLLLTVMDDPAWQDDMGRLASGFIGRQQNGAWHTTTANLWGGLALEKFSAKFEATPVAGVTRATLGTSSANIDWAKVERVKSSDASGAAHQTTGFGAPASPGQLRNNTGFLPWKADGGADTLQVVHQGAGKPWLTLQSLAAVPLKAPFSAGYTIKKSITPVEQAVSGQYTRGDVLRVSLEVNASADMTWVAVTDPIPGGATILGGGLGRDSQIATSGEKRASGNAWPAFEERSFEAYRGYYEYVPKGVLKMEYTVRLNNVGDFALPPSRVEALYAPEMFGEAPNARVKVEAAR, from the coding sequence ATGGAGGAAGCCTTGAACAAGATCCTGTCTCGTTTTGTCGCCATCGCCCTGCTCGCCGCTGCCCTGCCGGCGTCCGCGTTGCAGATCGTCAGCACCTCTCCCAAGGGCGAGGTCTCCCGGGTCCGCCAGGTCGTCGTGAAGTTCGACGAGGCCGCCGTCACGTTCGGCGACCCGAAAGCCCCCGCACCCGTCTCGCTCAGCTGCAGCGACGCACAGGCCACGCAAGGCAACGGCCGCTGGGTCAACGAACGCGAATGGGCCTTTGAATTCGAGAACGACCTGCCTCCAGGCGTGCGCTGCACGGTGCAGGTCAGGAGCGGCTTCAAGTCGCCCAAGGGCGCAGAGCTGGCGGTGTCGCGCTTCGCCTTCAACACCGGCGGGCCTTTCGTGCAGCAGGTGCGCCCCGGTGCTTCCTCGCGCATCGACGAGGAACAGTACTTCGTATTGCGGCTCAACGGCGCGGCGACACCGGCCAGCGTGCAATCGAACGTCTGGTGCGCAGTGGAAGGACTGGGCGAGCGCGTGCCGGTGCGGCTCATCGACGGCGACGAGCGCGCCGCGCTGCTCAAGGCCAACGGCTGGGACAAGGCCGCCACCCAGGAGCCGCAACGCCACCTGACGCTGGCGTGCAACCGACGCCTCACGCCGGACACCAAGATGTCCCTCGTGTTCGGCAAGGGCGTGGCCACACCCTCGGGCGTCGCGAATTCGGTCGAAAGGCGCTTCAACTTCCAGGTGCGCGAAGCCTTCACCGTGGGCTTCAACTGCGAGCGTGAAAATGCGCAGGCCGCGTGCCTGCCGATCCGGCCGATGTCGCTGAACTTCAACGCGCCGGTGCCGCGCAAGCTGGCAGAGGGCATCCGACTGAAGTCGCAGCGGCAGACGCACAAGCCGGCGTTCGAGGACGACAACGCCGACGGCGACAGCGTGGTCTCTTCGGTGTCTTTCAAGCCGCCGTTCGGCGAGAGCGCCGCGTTCACCGTGGAACTGCAGAAAGACTTCCAGGACGCCGCCGGGCGCAACGCGGTCAACGCCGACAGCTTCCCACTGGCCGTGTCCACCGGCCCCATGCCGCCCCTGGCCAAGTTCGCCGCCGCACCCTTCGGCATTGTCGAGCGCTTCGCCGAGCCCGGCGGCACGCCCCTGCTGCCGGTGACCCTGCGCAAAGTGGAAGCCGCGCTGAAGGTGCAAGGGCTCGCGCCGGGCCAGGTGAACGCGCTGCAGCCCAGGAGCGACGCGGAGATCATCGCCTGGTTCCGCAAGCTGCGGCGCTACGACCAGTTCAACGTCACGCGCGAACAGGCGCGCGCCGACACCGTCGGCCCGCTGCCCAAGGCACTGGAAGAGCGGGACGAACGCTGGGTGGAGTCGCGCGCGGTCTCGCTGCTCAAAGGCAAGCCCGGCGTCAAGGCGATGGACCTGCCCCAACCCGCCAGCAACGATCCGCGCCCCTTCGAGGTGGTGGGCATTCCGCTCACGCCCGGCTTCCATGTGGTGGAGATCGCTTCGCCCGCGCTCGGCGGCTCGCTGCTGGATCCGCGCTATGGCGCGCAACGCACGATGTATGTGCGCACCTCGGCCCTGGTGACCAACCTGGGCGTGCACTTCAAGCTCGGCCGCGAGAACGCGCTGGCCTGGGTGACCACGCTGGACAAGGGCAAGCCCGCAGCGGGTGCGCTCGTGCGCGTGTCTGACTGCACCGGCAAGGAGATCGCCACCGGCACCACCAACGCGCAAGGCGTGGTGGACTTGAAGGGCGTGCCTCCGCAGGCGCCCTACTGCGACAGCGAGGACGGCGCGAGCACCCAGGCCTATTTCGTGAGCGCGCGCCTGAAAGACGGCGCGGTGGACGACATGGCCTTCACCTGGAGCGACTGGTACCGCGGCATCGAACCCTGGCGCTTCAACCACCCCACCAGCCGCGAAGCCCGCCCCGACGAGCGCGCCCACACGGTGTTCGACCGCACGCTGCTGCGCGCCGGCGAGACGGTGTCGATGAAGCACCTCATCCGCACCGAAACCAGCCAGGGCTTCGGCCTGCCGCAAACCTTGCCCGATACCCTGATGGTCACGCACACCGGCAGTGGTCAGCAATACACGCAGGCCGTGGCCTGGCGCAAGACGGCCACCGGCGGCCAGAGCGCGGACAGCACGTTTGCCGTGCCCGCCAGCGCCAAGCTGGGCCGCTACGAGGTGATGCTCAAGAGCCAGGACGACAACGAACGCCAGTACGGCACGGGGGAATTCCGCGTCGAAGAGTTCCGCCTGCCGGTGTTAGAAGGCCGCATCGCGCCTGAAGAAAAACAGGCGCTGGTCAATGTGAAGGCGGTGCCGACGCAGTTGCAGGTCAACTACGTCTCGGGCGGCGGCGCGGCCAACCTGCCGGTGCGCGTGTCGGCCCTGGTGCGCAACAAGTTCCTGAGCTTCAACGACTTCGAAGGTTTCAGCTTCCAGCCGCCCCGCGCCGACGGCAGCGCGGGCGATGAGGAAGGTGAAGAAGAGGCCAGCGCTTCGCAGGACCAGCGCGTGATCGCGGACAAGCTGCCCCTCACGCTGGACCGCAATGGCGCGGGCAAGCTCACCATCGACCAGGTGCCCACCGCGCCGCAACCGCAGGAGCTGCTGCTCGAAGCCACTTACGCCGACCCCAATGGCGAGGTGCAGACGCTGCGCAGCGTCTCCACCGTGTGGCCCGCTCAAGTGGTGGCGGGCATCAAGACCGAGGGTTGGGTGTCGGCCAGCCAGAAGATCCAGTTCCAGGCCCTGGCGCTGGACCTCGCGGGCAAGCCCGCGGCCGGCGTGGCGCTGGACGTGAAGGCGCTGGCGCACATCACCACCACCAGCCGCAAGCGCATGGTGGGCGGCTTCTACACCTACGACAACAAGACCGAAACCAAGGACCTCGGCTCGGTCTGCAGCGGCAAGAGCGATGCGCGCGGCCTGCTGTTGTGCGAGACCCGGCTGGGCGAACCGGGCGAGGTGGAACTGATCGTGACCGCCAAGGACGCCTCGGGCCGCAGCATCCAGGCCGCCAGTGCCGTCTACGTGACGCGCCAGGGCGAGCTCTGGTTCGGCGGCGAGAACCACGACCGAATCGACCTGCTGCCCGAGAAGAAAACCTACCAACCCGGCGAGACCGCGAAGTTCCAGGTGCGCATGCCGTTCCGCTTCGCCACCGCGCTGCTCACGGTGGAGCGCGAAGGCATCATCGAATCGCAGGTAGTGCAACTCAACGGGCAGGACCCGACCGTGCAGCTCAAGATCCAGGAGAGCTGGGGACCGAACGTGTACGTGAGCGTGCTGGCCCTGCGCGGCCGGCTGCGCGAGGTGCCGTGGTACTCGTTCTTCACCTGGGGCTACAAGGCGCCGCGCGAATGGTGGACTGCGTTCTGGCATGAAGGCCGCGAATACGTGGCGCCGACCACCCTGGTCGACCTGAGCAAACCCGCTTTCCGCCTCGGCGTGGCCGAGATCCGCGTGGGCACCCAGGCGCACCAACTCGCCGTGAGCGTGAAGGCCGACCAGGAAAGTTACCCCGTGCGCGGGCAAGCAAAGGTCACCATCAGCGCGAAGCTGCCCAATGGCCAGCCCGCCGCGCACGCGGAGGTGGCGCTGGCCGCCGTGGACCAGGCCCTGCTCGAACTCATGCCCAACCGCAGCTGGAACCTGCTGGATGCGATGCTGCAGCAACGCGCCTGGGGCGTGGAGACGTCGACCGCGCAAATGGAAATCATCGGCCGGCGGCACTACGGCCGCAAAGCCGTGCCCGCGGGCGGCGGTGGCGGCAAGAGCGGCACGCGCGAACTGCTCGACACCTTGCTGCTCTGGAACCCCAAGGTGGCGCTGGACGCGAAGGGCCAGGCGGTCGTGACGGTGCCGCTCAACGACGCGCTCACCACCTTCCAGATCGTCGCCGTGGTGGACATGGGCACGGGCCTCTTCGGCACCGGCCAGACCAGCGTGCGCGCCACGCAGGACCTGCAAATCATCAGCGGCCTGCCGCCGCTGGTGCGCGAAGACGACCAGTTCCGCGCGCAACTCACCTTGCGCAACACGACGCAGAAGGCCATGAAGGTCGAGGTGTCGCCACGCGCCACCTTGCTCACGCTGGCACCGCAGACGCTGGACATTCCCGCGGGCGAAGCCCGTGAAGTGGCCTGGAACGTGACCGCCCCCGCGCAGTTGGCGCTCGCGCGGGCCGAAGCCATCCTGTGGGAAATCGAAGCCAAGGACACCCTGGGCGGTGCCAGGGACGCGCTCAAGGCGAGCCAGCGCATCGTGCCGGCCGTGCCGCTCTCGGTGCAGCAGGCCACGCTGGTGCAGGTCGATGGCGCGTTCCAGCTCGGCGCCAGTGCGCCGGCAGGCGCACTGGCCGGCCGGGGCGGCTTGAAGCTCGCGCTGCAGCCCAAGCTGGGGGAAGGCCTGCCCGGCGTGCGCGACTGGTTCGCCAACTACCCCTTCGTCTGCCTGGAGCAAAAAACCAGCAAGGCCATCGGCCTGCGCGATGCCCAACTGTGGCAAGGCGTGGTGACGCAACTGCCCAGCTACCTGGATGCCGACGGCCTGGCCACCTACTTCCCGCCGCGCGAAGGCGATGGCAGCCGGGGCAGCGACATCCTGACCGCCTACCTGCTCGCGGCCACGCACGAGGCCTCGGCCATCGACCCGGCCTTCGGCCTGCCCGACGACGCCCGCGCGCCGATGGAGCGCGGCCTGATCGCCTTCGTCGAAGGCCGCATCACGCGCGAGTTCTGGAGCCCGCGCAAGGACCTGGACGTGCGCAAACTGGCGGCCCTCGAAGCGCTGTCGCGGTACGGCAAGGCGCAGGGCCGCATGGCCGGCAGCATCACGATCGCGCCCAACCAATGGCCCACCAGCGCGGTGATCGACTGGATCAACATCTTGAAGCGCGTGGCCGACGTGCCCCAGCGCGAACAGCGCCTGGGCGAGGCCATGCAGGTGCTGCGCGCGCGCCTGAGCCACCAGGGCACCAAGCTCGTGTTCAGCACCGAGCGCGACGACTACTGGTGGTGGCTCATGGCCAACGGCGACGTGAACACCGCGCGCCTGCTGCTCACCGTGATGGACGACCCGGCCTGGCAGGACGACATGGGCCGCCTGGCCAGCGGCTTCATCGGCCGCCAGCAGAACGGCGCCTGGCACACCACCACCGCCAACCTGTGGGGTGGCTTGGCGCTGGAGAAGTTCTCCGCCAAGTTCGAGGCCACGCCGGTGGCCGGCGTGACGCGCGCCACCCTGGGCACCTCGTCAGCGAACATCGACTGGGCCAAGGTCGAGCGGGTGAAGAGCAGCGACGCCAGCGGCGCTGCGCACCAGACCACCGGGTTCGGCGCGCCGGCCAGTCCTGGCCAACTGAGGAACAACACCGGCTTCCTGCCCTGGAAGGCCGATGGCGGTGCCGACACGCTGCAGGTGGTGCACCAGGGCGCGGGCAAGCCCTGGCTCACGCTGCAGTCGCTCGCCGCCGTGCCGCTCAAGGCGCCGTTCAGCGCGGGCTACACGATCAAGAAGAGCATCACGCCGGTGGAGCAGGCGGTCAGCGGCCAGTACACGCGCGGCGACGTGCTGCGCGTGTCGCTGGAAGTCAATGCCTCGGCCGACATGACCTGGGTCGCGGTGACCGACCCGATCCCCGGCGGCGCGACCATTCTGGGCGGCGGCCTGGGGCGCGATTCGCAGATCGCCACCTCGGGCGAAAAACGGGCGTCGGGCAACGCCTGGCCGGCCTTCGAAGAACGCAGCTTCGAGGCCTACCGCGGCTACTACGAGTACGTGCCCAAGGGCGTGTTGAAGATGGAATACACCGTGCGCCTGAACAACGTGGGCGACTTCGCGCTGCCGCCCAGCCGCGTGGAAGCGCTGTACGCGCCCGAGATGTTCGGCGAGGCCCCGAACGCGCGCGTGAAAGTGGAGGCCGCACGGTGA